The segment GAGCTTCAGAATGTACGCGATCTCGTCGGCGCTGCCACCGAACATGTATCCGCCGTGGCAGTGCAGGCCGATGCGCATGCCGTACTCTTCAGCCAGCTTGGCGGTCGCGGGGACGGCCTTCTCGAACGAGTCGACGCGGAAGTGGGCGCTGATGTGCTTGGCGCCGGCGATCTTGGCGCACTCGAACCACTTGCGCTCCTTCTCGGCGTCACCGACGAAGGTCTGCACGCCCAGCGACACGATCTCGACGCCGCCCTGCTTGTAGATGTCGACGATCTTCTTGAAGCCTTCCGGATCTTCGAAGTTCGCGTGCACGCCGCAGATCTCAAGCTTGCTGAGGCCGATCTGCCGCACGAGCTTGGCGACCTCGGTGTTGTCTTTGAACTCGCGGAAGCAGTAGCTTTGAACGCCAAAGTCGCGGGCGGGAGAGAGAGCGGCCATGGGATGGTTTCCTTCCTCAAAGGGGTATCGGTTGCTGTTCTACTTCAACTGTCATCCCGAAGGTAGCCTAAGGCGACCTGAGGGATCTCAAATGACGAGCGTCGCTGATACTGGGAGATCCCTCAGGTCGCCTTAGGCTCCCATCGGGATGACACCCTGAACGATTTGCGACGGACCACGGACCACGTACCAAATAAAAGAACCGGCAGATTACTCTGCCGGTTCGTAAGTGCAATGCAAACGTCAAATCGCTCAGCGAACCCAAATTACCGATAAAATTCGATGATCAGGTTCATGTTCACTTCGAACGGCACATCTTCCGGCGTCGGCAGCTGGTTGATCTTGCCGGTGAGCTGGGCGGGGTTCCACTCGATCCAGTTCGGCACGTTGTGGCCGGCGTTCTGTTCCATGTTGTCGCGCAGGACCTTCTGGATGCCTTCCTTGAAGGTGATCGTCTGGCCGGGCTGCAGGCGATAGCTGGCGATATCGGTCTTCTGACCGTCAACCATCACGTGCCCGTGGGCGACGATCTGACGGGCCGCCCAGATCGTGCGGCCGACGCCGAGGCGGCGGATGACGTTGTCCAGGCGCAGCTCCAACAGCTGCATCATCGAGCTGGCGGTGTTGCCCTTGCTCTTCTTGGCATCATCCAGCGTGCGGCGGAACTGCTTCTCGAGCATGCCGTAGTGGAAGCGCAGCTTCTGCTTCTCGGTCAGACGCACACCATATTCGGTGTTACGGCGACCACGGAACCCATGCTGGCCGGGCAGCTGCAGTTCCTTGGCGGTGTGCTTGGGGATGTCGGCGATCGGTACGCCAACGCGACGGGACAGACGAACCTTCGGACCTACGTAACGGCCCATGACAAACACGCTTTCTACGGGCAACTACCGGCCCGCTCAAAACTTGCGACGCGACGGAAAACGCTCCACCGACTGACTCGCGTTGCCCGGAATCATGGTTTTGAGGCATGAAACCGAGATGGCCATAACGGCCATGGGGCGAACAGTATACGAAATCGCAGGATTGGATCAAGGTCGTCCCGGCCCCGGGCCAGCTCCTCTTCTGTAGGACAGGCATTCCTGCCTGTCTCTCCCCCCCCGTCTGACTCTCCCCCGTATTGTCGAAAACAAAATCCCAAGCCCCAATGCCAAACAAATAACCAAGCACCAAATCCCAATCAGAGGGATTCTTTGGTAGTAGGTCAGTTTGAAGTGGCACGGGTTTCAAACCCGTGTTCTGGAGCGAAGACACGGGTTTGAAAACCCGTGCCACGAGGGAAGGTGTGGAAACTGACCCACTACCGATTCTTTGCTCTGTGTCTGCCTCTGTGCTCTC is part of the Tepidisphaeraceae bacterium genome and harbors:
- a CDS encoding sugar phosphate isomerase/epimerase, producing the protein MAALSPARDFGVQSYCFREFKDNTEVAKLVRQIGLSKLEICGVHANFEDPEGFKKIVDIYKQGGVEIVSLGVQTFVGDAEKERKWFECAKIAGAKHISAHFRVDSFEKAVPATAKLAEEYGMRIGLHCHGGYMFGGSADEIAYILKLGGERIGVNIDTAWCMQTGPSGDPVKWARETFKGRVYGVHYKDFTFDRRGQWTDVVVGTGNLNLPAFVKALEETNFAGMAVIEYEAEPQNPVPALTECVKAMRAAV
- the rpsD gene encoding 30S ribosomal protein S4, which produces MGRYVGPKVRLSRRVGVPIADIPKHTAKELQLPGQHGFRGRRNTEYGVRLTEKQKLRFHYGMLEKQFRRTLDDAKKSKGNTASSMMQLLELRLDNVIRRLGVGRTIWAARQIVAHGHVMVDGQKTDIASYRLQPGQTITFKEGIQKVLRDNMEQNAGHNVPNWIEWNPAQLTGKINQLPTPEDVPFEVNMNLIIEFYR